In the genome of Thermoproteus tenax Kra 1, the window GGGCCTGTCACTGCGATAGTCGTCAATGCAACGTTCGTCATCGCCCTGAAGGGCCTGTTGGAAAACGCAGATAGCTTGGATAAAGGCACGCCTGCAACAAAGGATATTAAGGGCTTCTCGGTCTTGACGGAGATCTCCTCGACGTTATAGGGCTTAACCGAGAGGATAACTACATCGCTCTTAGACACCACTACGTTGTTATCCAAGTGCACCTCAAAGCCCATCTTAGTGAGCCTCTCGCGGGACTTGGGAGATTTTACAGAGCCTAGAACTCGGAACCCCCTATCTCTCAGCTTCAACCCTAACGCCGAGCCCAGTTTGCCCAAGCCTATTATGCCAACCACTTGGGGGACTGGTGTCCATGCCTTCACTTCGAAAACTATTTTTAAATCTTTATCAGAGGCCGGGCATGGGCCTTGATACGGCGATAATAGCCCTAGTATATTTACTCGTGATCTTGATAACTGTGCTCAGGCTAAGAAAAGGGCGTTCATGCTAGTCGAGCATCACGACCTGTCTCCCCACGTGTCTCGATTGGGGCATCCCTTTGACAAGTTCAGGCACTCTATCGAAACTGAAGGCCGTGTACACAGCTCTCACTTTACCCTCGGACAACAGCCGCAAGGCCTCCGCCAAATCAGAACGGGAGCCTTGCAACACAGGCAAGACATCTATCTCCTTGAGTATAAATAGACCCAGTTTGATCAACGCAGGGTTTGGATCGACGTTGCCTATTAACGCTATTTTGCCTCCTGGCTTCAGAGAGCGGGCCGATTGTTCAAGAGTGGGTCCTCCCACAGTCTCTACCACAACATCGGCGTATCCCAGCCTCTTGACCTCTTCGGCGAATTCTTGGGAAGTTATCACATAGTCTGCAAATTTAGAGACAAGCTCGGCCTTCTGAGGCTTTGTGATGGCGACAGTCCTTGCTCCATAGGCCTTAGCTATTTGAAGCGCATGGATCCCGACGCCGCCCGAGGCCCCCGTGACCGCCACCAGATAGCCCTGCCTCACGCCGGTCTTCTTCACGGCCCTAACCACAGTCGAGAGGACGCATGCTGCGAAGGAGGCGGCCGCAAAATCCACGTTGTCCGGAATCTTAACAAGGGACTTGGCATCTACAGATATATATTCAGCGTAGGCTCCCCATATGTCCTCTCCGAATACCCTCTTGTTTTTACAAAGGTACTCACGTCCCGACTTGCAGTACTCACACTCGCCACAATATTCAAACATCATGCCGGCCACTCTATCGCCTGGGCCCAACTCTACGCCGTCGCCTACCTCGACAACAATACCGGCAAACTCATGGCCGGGCACGGTGGGGAACTTAACCCTCTGCCAACCTGCCCAGGACAGATAATCCCTATAGCAAATTCCGAAGGCCTTCACCTTGACCACAGCTCTGCCGGGAGCAGCCCTTGGTTTTTCTACCTCAGAAAGCTCGAGCTCGCCCCTCGGTTGTCGTAATAAATAGGCCTTCATACCAGAGAGAGGGGGGTCGCTTTTAAAGCTGTCTCAGGAGAATTTATCTTGCATAGTAGCCGTGAGTGTACAGATAGATATAGTGGGACGATGCCCTGTATGCGGAGGAGAGAGGCTGGCCCTCAATTCAGAGTACATGGTCGTCTGTACATCGTGTGGGACTGTCCTGGGAGGCGCCGTGGCGTCAGGCGCCTATGCTACGAGACGTGACGATGACCACGCCCCGATCTTTGGTTCCACGCTCTTCGATTGGCACGATATAAGGGGACTAGTCGTGCCTAAATACAAGGTCTACGAGATGTTGAACAGAAGAGTTTCGAGCGGCGTAGAGACCGAGATCGATAAGCTCGCATCTCTGTTGAGCCTGCCCAAGGCCTGTTCGAGCACAGCCAAGTGGATAGTCATGCGTATACGCTATGTCCGCGACGTGGAGCTCACCGCCGCCGCCGCCCTGTTTATATCTTGCCGGATAGTGAAGACTTATGCCGACTTTAAGTTCAAGGGTTTTGACGCCGAAAAGCTGAGGAGGAAGATAGTGTTGCTCCAGAAGTTGGCCAAATTGAGCATGCCGCCGCCTCCGCCCGTTCAAGTAATACACCACCTTGTCTCCGAGTTTAAGCTGGGCCCCGAAGTCGTTAGAGATTCGCTCGATATACTGGAGGTATTATCCCCCATTCTAGGTAGGGGGAAGATAGCCCAGCTAGTAGCATTTATCCTAGCGGCAAGGGCGCGGGGCCATAAGATAGATGTACGCGCTGTTGCGGATGCCTCTTGGTCTCAGCCGGACCTTATAGTCGACGCCTTGAAGACAGTTGCTAGGGCTGTGAAGTAGCCGCCGGACGGCCCCTGAGCAAAGGTTTTAAACTGAGCAGTTATATCAGAGACGCGGGGGTGCCCGAGCCAGGTCAAAGGGGCAGAGGAGAGGTCCGCCCAAGGTTTAGGTCCCTGTGGCGTAGGCCTGCGTGGGTTCAAATCCCACCCCCCGCATTCCGTTCTCTGCAGGTC includes:
- a CDS encoding pyrroline-5-carboxylate reductase family protein, which produces MKAWTPVPQVVGIIGLGKLGSALGLKLRDRGFRVLGSVKSPKSRERLTKMGFEVHLDNNVVVSKSDVVILSVKPYNVEEISVKTEKPLISFVAGVPLSKLSAFSNRPFRAMTNVALTTIAVTGPYDEQIDGLLKAISPRVIWVDEKLIDPLTVVLGSGPALVAKLLDSFVRASVDIGVPWDIAKEVADELFRYVPLLMRQRSPEELVEMIATPGGTTIKALVEMAEIERVMASAFEGAMARLVPKR
- a CDS encoding alcohol dehydrogenase catalytic domain-containing protein is translated as MKAYLLRQPRGELELSEVEKPRAAPGRAVVKVKAFGICYRDYLSWAGWQRVKFPTVPGHEFAGIVVEVGDGVELGPGDRVAGMMFEYCGECEYCKSGREYLCKNKRVFGEDIWGAYAEYISVDAKSLVKIPDNVDFAAASFAACVLSTVVRAVKKTGVRQGYLVAVTGASGGVGIHALQIAKAYGARTVAITKPQKAELVSKFADYVITSQEFAEEVKRLGYADVVVETVGGPTLEQSARSLKPGGKIALIGNVDPNPALIKLGLFILKEIDVLPVLQGSRSDLAEALRLLSEGKVRAVYTAFSFDRVPELVKGMPQSRHVGRQVVMLD
- a CDS encoding transcription initiation factor B, yielding MSVQIDIVGRCPVCGGERLALNSEYMVVCTSCGTVLGGAVASGAYATRRDDDHAPIFGSTLFDWHDIRGLVVPKYKVYEMLNRRVSSGVETEIDKLASLLSLPKACSSTAKWIVMRIRYVRDVELTAAAALFISCRIVKTYADFKFKGFDAEKLRRKIVLLQKLAKLSMPPPPPVQVIHHLVSEFKLGPEVVRDSLDILEVLSPILGRGKIAQLVAFILAARARGHKIDVRAVADASWSQPDLIVDALKTVARAVK